A genomic stretch from Candidatus Hydrogenisulfobacillus filiaventi includes:
- a CDS encoding putative Methyltransferase domain-containing protein (Evidence 3 : Putative function from multiple computational evidences) yields MAGFDAAVAARYDRFCTTPLGHYVDTVERALLARQLALVPGMTVVDVGAGTGAYSLWLAEQGARVWAVEPSAAMRAVAAAKALPPAVTLLEGRAEALPLPDGLADRVLLQVTLEFVDDPTRALAEAVRVLRPGGRLVLGLIAADGAWAAHYRARARREPAGVWARARFFTPEGVAALLPPPPPRAQGGLFTGPEEFTGEEPARTREARPPAGARPGFWALAWDKP; encoded by the coding sequence ATGGCCGGCTTTGACGCCGCGGTGGCCGCCCGCTACGACCGCTTCTGCACCACCCCCCTGGGCCACTACGTAGACACCGTGGAACGCGCCCTGCTGGCCCGCCAGCTGGCCCTGGTCCCGGGCATGACAGTGGTGGACGTGGGGGCCGGCACCGGCGCCTACAGCCTGTGGCTGGCGGAACAAGGGGCACGGGTGTGGGCGGTGGAGCCCTCCGCGGCCATGCGGGCGGTGGCAGCGGCCAAAGCCCTGCCCCCCGCCGTCACCCTGCTGGAAGGGCGCGCCGAGGCCCTGCCCCTGCCGGACGGCTTGGCGGACCGGGTGCTGCTGCAGGTGACCCTGGAATTTGTGGACGACCCTACCCGCGCCCTGGCCGAGGCGGTACGGGTGCTGCGGCCAGGCGGGCGGCTGGTGCTGGGCCTCATCGCCGCCGACGGCGCCTGGGCTGCCCATTACCGGGCGCGTGCCCGCCGCGAACCCGCCGGCGTCTGGGCCCGGGCCCGCTTCTTCACGCCGGAAGGGGTGGCAGCCCTGCTGCCCCCGCCTCCGCCCCGCGCCCAGGGCGGGCTGTTCACCGGACCGGAGGAGTTTACGGGGGAGGAGCCGGCCCGGACACGGGAGGCCCGCCCCCCCGCCGGCGCCCGCCCCGGGTTCTGGGCGCTGGCCTGGGATAAACCCTAG
- a CDS encoding Ribonucleotide reductase of class III (anaerobic), activating protein gives MITLAGLVPLSLVDVPAHPAVTLFTQGCNLRCPYCQNARLVTGHPEQPPLDPGAALAFLRRRRPVLQDVCLTGGEPTLQPGLEAFLADIKALGYRVKLDTNGSRPDVLERLLAHGLADYVAMDVKTRWDFYYRVGAADSAPFRASAALIREQAPDYEFRTTLVPRIVDGADLLAVAHDLAGSRRYVLQQFLPQGSLLDPAWSAVTPYPEAAVRAWAQALRPYYGEVELRNLGATAAS, from the coding sequence GTGATCACCCTGGCAGGCCTGGTACCCCTCTCCCTGGTGGACGTCCCGGCACACCCGGCGGTCACCCTCTTCACCCAGGGCTGCAACCTGCGCTGCCCCTATTGCCAGAACGCCCGGCTGGTCACCGGGCATCCGGAGCAGCCCCCGCTCGACCCCGGCGCAGCCCTGGCCTTCCTGCGGAGGCGGCGGCCGGTGCTGCAGGATGTCTGCCTCACCGGCGGTGAACCCACCCTGCAGCCGGGGCTGGAGGCCTTCTTGGCGGACATCAAGGCCCTCGGCTACCGGGTCAAGCTGGACACCAACGGCAGTCGTCCCGACGTGCTGGAGCGGCTGCTGGCGCACGGGCTGGCCGATTATGTGGCCATGGACGTGAAGACCCGGTGGGACTTCTATTACCGCGTGGGGGCGGCCGACTCCGCCCCCTTCCGGGCTTCGGCCGCCCTCATCCGGGAACAGGCCCCGGATTATGAGTTCCGCACCACCCTGGTGCCCCGCATTGTGGACGGCGCCGACCTCCTGGCCGTGGCCCACGACTTGGCGGGCAGCCGCCGCTACGTGCTACAGCAGTTCCTGCCCCAGGGGTCGCTGCTCGACCCCGCCTGGTCGGCGGTGACACCCTACCCCGAGGCGGCCGTGCGGGCCTGGGCCCAGGCCCTGCGCCCGTACTACGGGGAGGTAGAGCTCCGCAACCTGGGCGCCACCGCCGCCTCCTGA
- a CDS encoding protein of unknown function (Evidence 5 : Unknown function), producing MIRFAMPTDARPLAEMVGEQMKGPKVSRTRMAAMLEEAIVHDLGLVAESDSGELQGYILYRVSADLYTERHRGFIRHLCVARPWRGQGIGSLLLEAAEQELGSNTAEVYALVPEDNPALARFLARHGYRPMELSVYAGWSRAAGKALYVKTMSGWLAEAAVPEAASRVISFSPGQPSL from the coding sequence ATGATTCGGTTTGCCATGCCCACCGATGCGCGCCCCTTGGCCGAAATGGTGGGGGAACAGATGAAGGGCCCCAAGGTCAGCCGGACGCGCATGGCAGCCATGCTGGAGGAGGCCATTGTCCACGATCTGGGCCTGGTGGCGGAGAGCGACAGCGGCGAGTTGCAGGGCTACATCCTGTATCGGGTGAGCGCCGACCTGTATACCGAGCGCCATCGCGGATTCATTCGTCATCTTTGTGTCGCCCGGCCCTGGCGTGGGCAGGGCATCGGCAGCCTGCTGCTGGAGGCGGCGGAGCAGGAGCTGGGGTCGAACACGGCCGAGGTGTATGCCCTGGTGCCGGAGGACAACCCGGCCCTGGCCCGCTTCCTGGCGCGTCACGGTTACCGGCCGATGGAGCTGTCGGTCTACGCAGGCTGGTCGCGTGCGGCCGGCAAAGCGTTGTACGTCAAGACTATGAGCGGCTGGCTGGCGGAGGCGGCGGTGCCGGAGGCCGCCTCCCGGGTCATCAGCTTTTCCCCCGGTCAGCCGTCGCTGTAG
- the nreC gene encoding Oxygen regulatory protein NreC, whose protein sequence is MEGEATIATGNQSGPESGPVRIFLVDDHPVVRAGLAAGLGTCPDFQLVGQAGTLAEATEAVLRLNPDVVVLDILLPDGDGLQLPGRLQAAGSKARVLVYTQWDEASALMRSLAAGARGVLSKAAALPTVAEAIRVVAAGHLFLTGAAAEQLLSGVRASAPPSQPAGGPTLSPRERAVVRGVALGFTSAQIAEEMGLSPKTVETYRARAMQKLGATSRRAMVQAALALGILSGSEDAEVKPER, encoded by the coding sequence GTGGAGGGGGAAGCCACCATCGCGACAGGCAACCAAAGCGGACCGGAATCCGGACCCGTGCGCATCTTCCTGGTCGATGACCATCCGGTGGTGCGGGCGGGGTTGGCGGCCGGGCTGGGGACCTGTCCCGATTTCCAGCTGGTGGGGCAGGCAGGTACCCTGGCCGAGGCGACGGAAGCGGTGCTGCGGCTGAATCCGGACGTGGTGGTGCTGGACATCCTGCTCCCTGACGGGGACGGCCTGCAGCTGCCGGGGCGCCTGCAGGCGGCCGGCAGCAAGGCCCGGGTGCTGGTCTATACCCAATGGGACGAGGCCTCGGCCCTGATGCGCAGCCTGGCGGCGGGGGCGCGGGGGGTCCTGTCCAAGGCCGCGGCCCTGCCCACCGTGGCTGAGGCCATCCGGGTGGTGGCGGCCGGCCACCTTTTCCTCACCGGCGCGGCAGCGGAGCAGCTGCTGAGCGGGGTCCGGGCCTCGGCCCCGCCATCCCAGCCCGCCGGCGGGCCCACCCTCTCCCCCCGCGAGCGGGCAGTGGTGCGGGGGGTGGCGCTGGGCTTCACCAGCGCCCAGATTGCCGAGGAGATGGGGCTCAGCCCCAAGACGGTGGAGACCTACCGCGCCCGCGCCATGCAGAAGCTGGGGGCGACCTCCCGCCGGGCCATGGTGCAGGCGGCGCTGGCCCTCGGCATCCTGAGCGGGTCCGAGGACGCGGAAGTGAAGCCGGAACGCTAA
- a CDS encoding membrane protein of unknown function (Evidence 5 : Unknown function) yields the protein MIGHALAPVAVTAAVAWWGRSGLWRLALPGLAAPALVYGTVAGLARSAAPPAAGLRGWGQVLRHALPFLVPVALRNLGSVSAMTLLPLLWHHRHVSLSAIGLLLSLTFLTGLAGNLLGGTLSDRLGPKPVLLGSVAAAALALAGFWPVTGPATYLPAGLWGFAANGAGAVLLVYGQRLLPRQAGVASGLTLGVGNAEGALGATLTAGVAAAWGLGGALLLAGILSASSLPFLWRLPDEPAGLGAG from the coding sequence ATGATCGGGCACGCCCTGGCCCCCGTGGCGGTCACCGCGGCCGTGGCCTGGTGGGGGCGCAGCGGCCTGTGGCGCCTGGCCCTGCCCGGTCTGGCGGCCCCGGCCCTTGTCTACGGTACGGTGGCCGGTCTAGCGCGGTCGGCAGCCCCGCCGGCAGCCGGCCTGCGCGGCTGGGGGCAGGTGCTCCGCCACGCCCTGCCGTTCCTGGTGCCGGTGGCGCTGCGCAACCTGGGCTCGGTCAGCGCCATGACCCTGCTGCCCCTCCTCTGGCATCACCGCCACGTTTCCCTCTCCGCCATCGGGCTGCTGCTGTCCCTCACCTTCCTGACCGGGCTGGCCGGCAATCTCCTGGGCGGGACCCTGTCCGACCGGCTGGGGCCGAAGCCGGTGCTGCTGGGTTCGGTAGCGGCGGCGGCGCTGGCGCTGGCGGGCTTCTGGCCGGTCACCGGTCCCGCCACCTACCTCCCGGCCGGCTTATGGGGGTTCGCTGCCAATGGCGCCGGGGCGGTGCTGCTGGTCTATGGGCAGCGGCTGCTGCCGCGGCAGGCGGGGGTGGCGTCGGGCCTCACCCTGGGGGTGGGCAATGCGGAAGGGGCCCTGGGCGCCACCCTTACCGCCGGGGTAGCGGCGGCCTGGGGTCTGGGCGGGGCCCTGCTGCTGGCGGGTATCCTCAGCGCCTCCAGCCTGCCCTTCCTGTGGCGGCTGCCGGATGAGCCCGCGGGCTTGGGCGCCGGCTAA
- a CDS encoding conserved protein of unknown function (Evidence 4 : Unknown function but conserved in other organisms) produces MLEDRPFKSAVYEQWARLGQALAHPRRVELLDLLCQGPMTVETLARRAELSVGSTSQHLARLRAARLVETERAGTHVRYRLAEPGMLNLLLSLRDLARRRYAEVDAAVAAFLDGRPVGEPVDPAGLEARLAAGDAILIDVRPADEYAAGHLPGAWSVPLEQLHQAIARLPRDRTVVAYCRGPYCVLAVHAEEALRQAGFRAARLSVGPADFRRTGQPLETAPREEA; encoded by the coding sequence ATGCTGGAAGACCGGCCTTTCAAATCCGCCGTCTATGAACAATGGGCCCGCCTGGGGCAGGCCCTGGCCCACCCCCGGCGGGTGGAGCTGCTGGACCTCCTCTGCCAGGGTCCCATGACGGTGGAAACCCTGGCCCGGCGGGCGGAGCTGTCGGTGGGCAGCACCTCCCAGCACCTCGCCCGCCTGCGGGCCGCCCGTTTGGTGGAGACGGAACGGGCCGGCACCCATGTGCGCTACCGCCTGGCGGAGCCGGGGATGCTCAACCTGCTGCTGAGCCTGCGCGACCTGGCCCGCCGCCGGTATGCGGAGGTGGACGCGGCCGTGGCCGCCTTCCTGGACGGCCGCCCGGTGGGGGAACCCGTCGACCCCGCCGGTCTGGAGGCCCGCCTGGCCGCAGGTGACGCCATCCTCATCGATGTGCGCCCGGCGGACGAATATGCCGCCGGCCACCTGCCCGGCGCCTGGTCCGTACCCCTGGAGCAGCTGCACCAGGCAATCGCCCGCCTGCCGCGCGACCGCACGGTGGTGGCCTACTGCCGGGGCCCCTATTGCGTGCTGGCGGTGCACGCCGAGGAGGCGCTGCGTCAGGCCGGCTTCCGGGCCGCCCGCCTCAGCGTCGGGCCGGCCGATTTCCGCCGGACCGGGCAGCCCCTCGAAACCGCTCCCCGGGAGGAGGCCTGA
- a CDS encoding protein of unknown function (Evidence 5 : Unknown function) encodes MGRGFLAQAWLDFHPAAPGAGQALESGEALDPEAAAPPPGSRRGCRGGAGGGTGVRHRQADGRIRTLRQRPPGSGAALEAGQAEVREAALRALGRQDPAAELRFRGLLERRGPVAGAGSGPLDRSSWSRGA; translated from the coding sequence ATGGGCCGCGGATTTTTGGCGCAGGCCTGGCTGGATTTCCACCCGGCCGCGCCCGGGGCGGGGCAGGCCCTGGAGTCGGGAGAGGCGCTCGATCCGGAGGCCGCCGCCCCGCCCCCCGGTTCGAGGCGCGGCTGCCGGGGCGGAGCCGGCGGTGGAACTGGTGTCCGCCACCGGCAGGCCGACGGGCGGATCCGGACGCTGCGGCAGCGTCCTCCGGGGTCCGGGGCCGCTCTGGAGGCGGGGCAGGCGGAGGTGCGGGAGGCGGCCCTGCGGGCCCTGGGCCGGCAGGACCCGGCCGCGGAGCTGCGGTTCCGGGGGCTGTTGGAGCGCCGGGGCCCCGTTGCGGGGGCAGGCTCCGGTCCACTGGACCGGTCCTCCTGGTCCCGGGGAGCCTGA
- a CDS encoding putative Glycosyl transferase (Evidence 3 : Putative function from multiple computational evidences), protein MDRPRVVPVRHLLRYPVAEPGGVSSMLPAWVAWANRQGTDTAWVDPPSAAGEPAPVWIRRYAARLAHLSGPVLAHAHHPWAALAWTAAWGTGPAVLTVHGVTDLGAGAALLLREAAAGAGVVTVPSRALAARLATWGIRARMLPNAYDTRRFVPLPEALPWPPLRLVVVARLVPEKGVDTALEAAARLEAAGRTVRLDIVGDGPLRPQLEGLGRRLGLGGRVRFHGFSPRPEQWLCRAHILLLPSRAEAFGNVIVEAGACGVPAVASRTGGIPEQVQDGITGLLVPPDNPDALAAAVLRLAADRRAWEGMRRAARRQALRFDLDVVLPRWQDLYRSLGASVSAGGQAP, encoded by the coding sequence ATGGACCGCCCGCGGGTAGTGCCGGTGCGCCACCTCCTGCGTTACCCGGTGGCCGAACCCGGCGGCGTCTCCAGCATGCTGCCGGCCTGGGTGGCCTGGGCCAACCGCCAGGGGACGGACACCGCCTGGGTGGACCCCCCGTCCGCGGCGGGGGAGCCGGCCCCGGTCTGGATCCGGCGCTATGCCGCCCGCCTCGCGCACCTCTCCGGCCCCGTCCTGGCCCACGCCCATCATCCCTGGGCTGCCCTGGCCTGGACCGCGGCCTGGGGGACCGGCCCGGCGGTGCTGACGGTGCACGGAGTGACCGACCTGGGAGCCGGTGCCGCCCTCCTGCTGCGGGAGGCGGCCGCTGGCGCCGGCGTCGTCACCGTGCCCTCGCGGGCGCTGGCCGCCCGCCTGGCCACCTGGGGTATCCGGGCCCGGATGCTGCCCAACGCCTATGACACCCGGCGCTTTGTCCCCCTGCCTGAGGCCCTGCCCTGGCCACCCCTGCGGCTGGTGGTGGTGGCGCGGCTGGTGCCGGAGAAGGGGGTGGACACCGCCCTGGAGGCGGCCGCCCGTCTGGAGGCGGCCGGCCGGACGGTGCGGCTGGACATCGTAGGCGACGGGCCCCTGCGCCCGCAGCTGGAGGGCCTGGGCCGGCGTCTGGGCCTAGGGGGACGGGTCCGCTTCCACGGTTTCTCCCCCCGCCCGGAGCAGTGGCTTTGCCGAGCGCATATCCTGCTGCTACCCAGCCGGGCGGAAGCCTTCGGCAACGTGATCGTGGAGGCGGGGGCCTGCGGGGTGCCAGCGGTGGCCAGCCGCACCGGCGGCATCCCGGAGCAGGTGCAGGACGGCATCACCGGCCTGCTGGTGCCGCCGGACAACCCCGACGCCCTGGCCGCCGCCGTCCTCCGGCTGGCGGCGGACCGCCGGGCGTGGGAAGGGATGCGCCGGGCGGCCCGCCGCCAGGCCCTCCGCTTCGACCTGGATGTCGTCCTGCCCCGCTGGCAGGACCTCTACCGGTCGTTGGGAGCCTCCGTCAGCGCCGGGGGACAGGCCCCCTGA
- a CDS encoding protein of unknown function (Evidence 5 : Unknown function), with protein MAATARRGDWEREAIWAVAHAVNDAYPSLYVPMLPLLIAPAALPGGGGRAAGRPYCPHHPAAAAALGLVGGRGGRALVHDRGPVGGWGLHRPGTGLGALLRVVGGAAHAGGRRQRRLPPPHGRHRLPPRPPHEHPAA; from the coding sequence ATGGCGGCAACGGCTCGGCGGGGCGATTGGGAGCGCGAGGCCATCTGGGCGGTGGCCCATGCGGTCAACGACGCCTATCCCTCCCTCTATGTGCCCATGCTACCCTTGCTCATCGCCCCGGCTGCACTTCCCGGTGGTGGAGGCCGGGCTGCTGGGCGGCCTTATTGCCCTCACCACCCAGCTGCCGCAGCCGCTCTGGGGCTGGTGGGCGGACGCGGCGGGCGGGCCCTGGTTCATGACCGGGGGCCTGTTGGCGGGTGGGGTCTTCACCGCCCTGGGACTGGTCTGGGCGCCCTCCTACGGGTGGTTGGCGGTGCTGCTCATGCTGGGGGACGCCGGCAACGCCGCCTTCCACCCCCACATGGCCGCCACCGTCTCCCGCCCCGGCCGCCGCATGAGCACCCAGCGGCATGA
- a CDS encoding Ribonucleotide reductase of class III (anaerobic), large subunit translates to MSTPATETRTPDLIASYLAGQHWRIQENSNMGYSLQGLNNFVSSAVTEAYWMEQVYPAAIAEAHRSGDLHIHDAGTLGPYCVGWDLYDFLRRGIAGVRGKISSTPPRHFRTALGQLVNLLYTLQGEAAGAQAVSNLDTLLAPFIRADGLSYAEVKQALQEFIFNLNVPTRVGFQAPFTNVTLDVTVSPTYKDWPVVIGGEDQDTTYGDYQAEMDLFNRAFCEVMLEGDGQGRGFTFPIPTYNVTRDFPWDSAVGQAIARMTAKYGTPYFANFVSADLNPEDARSMCCRLRLDLRELKKRGGGLFGANPLTGSIGVVTINLPRLGYLSRSREEFFTRLAHLMDLAKESLLIKRQQVEEWTRQGLYPYSAVYLEPVRSASGEYWNNHFNTIGLVGMQEAALNLLGQGIASEAGHAFAREVLDFMRDRLVRYQEETGKLFNLEATPAEGVSYRLARLDKERYPGIRQAGDPAGDPYYTNSTHLPVGYTDDPFEALEHQNDLQTRYTGGTVLHLFLGERVDDPRVIGELVTSITRNYAIPYFTFTPTYSICPAHGYLAGEQWTCPTCGARTEVWSRVVGYYRPVQSWNRGKQQEFRERQEYELVAPHAAHC, encoded by the coding sequence GTGAGTACCCCTGCAACCGAGACCCGGACCCCCGATCTGATTGCCTCCTACCTGGCGGGCCAGCACTGGCGCATCCAGGAGAACAGCAACATGGGCTACAGCCTGCAGGGGCTCAACAACTTCGTCAGCTCGGCGGTGACTGAGGCCTACTGGATGGAGCAGGTCTACCCCGCCGCCATCGCCGAGGCCCACCGGTCGGGGGACCTGCATATCCATGACGCCGGTACCCTGGGTCCCTATTGCGTGGGCTGGGACCTGTACGACTTCCTGCGTCGTGGCATTGCCGGCGTGCGGGGCAAGATCTCCTCCACCCCGCCCCGCCATTTCCGCACGGCCCTGGGGCAGCTGGTCAACCTGCTGTACACCCTGCAGGGGGAGGCGGCGGGCGCGCAGGCGGTTTCCAACCTGGACACCCTGTTGGCCCCCTTCATCCGGGCCGACGGCCTCAGCTACGCCGAGGTCAAGCAGGCCCTGCAGGAGTTCATCTTCAACCTGAACGTCCCCACCCGGGTGGGCTTCCAGGCCCCCTTCACCAACGTCACCCTGGACGTCACCGTCTCCCCCACCTACAAGGACTGGCCGGTGGTCATCGGGGGCGAGGACCAGGACACCACCTACGGCGACTACCAGGCGGAGATGGACCTGTTCAACCGTGCCTTCTGTGAGGTGATGCTGGAGGGCGACGGGCAGGGCCGGGGCTTCACCTTCCCCATTCCCACCTACAATGTGACCCGGGACTTCCCCTGGGATTCCGCGGTGGGACAGGCCATCGCCCGCATGACCGCCAAGTATGGCACCCCCTATTTCGCCAATTTCGTGAGCGCGGATCTGAACCCGGAGGATGCCCGCTCCATGTGCTGCCGGCTGCGCCTGGACCTCCGGGAACTCAAGAAGCGGGGGGGCGGCCTCTTCGGCGCCAACCCCCTCACCGGCTCCATCGGGGTGGTGACCATCAACCTGCCGCGCCTCGGCTACCTCTCCCGCAGCCGGGAGGAGTTCTTCACCCGCCTCGCGCATCTCATGGACCTGGCCAAGGAGAGCCTGCTCATCAAGCGGCAGCAGGTGGAGGAATGGACCCGGCAGGGGCTCTACCCCTACTCGGCGGTGTATCTCGAACCGGTGCGCAGCGCCTCGGGCGAATACTGGAACAACCATTTCAACACCATCGGCCTGGTGGGCATGCAGGAGGCGGCCTTGAACCTGCTCGGCCAGGGCATCGCCTCCGAAGCGGGCCACGCCTTTGCGCGCGAGGTGCTGGACTTTATGCGGGACCGCCTGGTGCGCTACCAGGAGGAGACTGGTAAGCTCTTCAACCTGGAGGCCACCCCCGCCGAAGGGGTAAGCTATCGCCTGGCCCGCCTGGACAAGGAGCGCTACCCGGGCATTCGCCAGGCCGGGGACCCGGCCGGCGACCCCTATTACACCAACAGCACCCATCTGCCGGTGGGCTACACCGATGACCCCTTTGAGGCCCTGGAGCACCAGAATGACCTGCAGACGCGGTACACCGGCGGCACGGTGCTGCACCTCTTCCTGGGGGAGCGGGTGGACGACCCGCGGGTGATCGGGGAGCTGGTCACCAGCATCACCCGGAACTACGCCATCCCCTACTTCACCTTTACCCCCACCTACAGCATCTGCCCCGCCCATGGCTACCTGGCCGGGGAACAGTGGACCTGCCCCACCTGCGGGGCCCGCACCGAGGTCTGGAGCCGGGTGGTGGGCTACTACCGGCCGGTGCAGAGCTGGAACCGGGGCAAGCAGCAGGAATTCCGGGAACGGCAGGAATATGAGTTAGTTGCTCCGCACGCCGCCCATTGCTGA
- a CDS encoding NRAMP family metal ion transporter has protein sequence MAEEVERLHPGSLTAAPAGARRRAWLRYGLAFGPGIMVMLADTDVGSVVTAAQSGVQWGYTMILPQLLLIPILYLVQEVTVRLGMVTGRGHGELIRERFGFGWALLSVSTLFLSAVGALVTEFSGIAGVGSLWGIPPWASVGAATLGLIALGLSGRYQRVEGIGIALGSLELLFLAAAWQARPDGARLLHGLTTLPLGQPGYVWLLAANVGAVIMPWMVFYQQGAVIDKGWGPRHLRAARVDTAVGAVLTQLLMIAVVLLTAATLGHGRTGGASLQSIPEIADALIPFVGAGAAKVLFGAATLGAGFVAALVVSIAGAWGMGEAFGFKHSLNHRLREAPLFYGLYTLAHLAGAVLVIASIDLVQLTVDVEVMNAILLPVVLGFLLALEARALPPAYRMRGAYRWTVWSLAGLVMAFGVYMAFAAV, from the coding sequence ATGGCGGAAGAGGTCGAACGGCTTCATCCCGGCAGTCTGACCGCAGCCCCGGCCGGGGCGCGGCGCCGGGCCTGGCTGCGCTACGGCCTCGCCTTTGGGCCGGGGATCATGGTGATGCTGGCCGACACCGACGTCGGCAGCGTGGTCACCGCCGCCCAGTCGGGGGTGCAGTGGGGCTACACCATGATCCTGCCCCAGCTGCTGCTTATCCCCATCCTCTACCTGGTACAGGAGGTCACCGTCCGCCTGGGCATGGTCACCGGACGCGGGCACGGGGAGCTCATCCGCGAGCGCTTCGGGTTCGGGTGGGCCCTGCTGTCGGTCTCCACCCTCTTCCTGTCGGCAGTGGGCGCCCTGGTCACCGAGTTTTCCGGCATCGCCGGGGTGGGCAGCCTGTGGGGCATCCCGCCCTGGGCCAGCGTGGGCGCCGCCACCCTGGGCCTCATCGCCCTCGGCCTTTCCGGGCGGTACCAGCGGGTGGAGGGGATCGGCATCGCCCTCGGCAGCCTCGAACTCCTGTTCCTAGCGGCAGCCTGGCAAGCCCGCCCCGACGGCGCCCGCCTGTTGCACGGGCTCACCACCCTGCCCCTGGGTCAGCCGGGCTATGTATGGCTCCTGGCCGCCAACGTGGGGGCGGTGATCATGCCGTGGATGGTCTTCTACCAGCAAGGGGCGGTGATCGACAAGGGCTGGGGACCGCGCCACCTGCGGGCCGCCCGCGTCGACACCGCGGTGGGGGCCGTGCTGACCCAGCTGCTCATGATCGCGGTGGTACTGCTCACCGCCGCCACCCTGGGCCATGGCCGCACCGGCGGGGCTTCCCTGCAGTCCATTCCAGAGATCGCCGACGCGCTCATCCCCTTCGTGGGCGCGGGCGCCGCCAAGGTGCTCTTCGGAGCCGCCACCCTGGGGGCCGGCTTCGTGGCCGCGCTGGTGGTCTCCATCGCCGGGGCCTGGGGGATGGGCGAAGCCTTCGGTTTCAAGCACAGCCTCAACCACCGCCTGCGGGAGGCGCCCCTCTTCTACGGGCTCTATACCCTGGCCCACCTGGCGGGGGCGGTGCTGGTCATTGCCAGTATCGACCTGGTGCAGCTGACGGTGGATGTCGAGGTGATGAACGCCATCCTGCTGCCGGTGGTGCTGGGCTTCCTGCTGGCGCTGGAGGCACGGGCCCTGCCCCCCGCCTACCGCATGCGGGGGGCCTACCGCTGGACCGTGTGGAGCCTGGCCGGGCTGGTGATGGCCTTCGGAGTGTACATGGCCTTCGCCGCCGTCTAG
- a CDS encoding Hemerythrin domain-containing protein, whose protein sequence is MLADVVQSLSDEHVAVEGRLRMLEDAMEEPADGDLAWRDAELRSGVDYLARNLLPHLDREETEVFPEAVREPALSPLVAELQTHHEDLRRLLADAERAVDQEGPAAAMAPLGKLVELLREHIASEETALFPVLT, encoded by the coding sequence ATGCTGGCGGATGTGGTGCAAAGCCTGAGTGACGAGCACGTGGCGGTGGAGGGCCGGCTGCGCATGCTGGAGGATGCAATGGAAGAACCGGCCGACGGAGACCTGGCGTGGCGGGATGCGGAGCTGCGGTCGGGGGTGGATTACCTAGCCCGCAACCTGCTGCCCCACCTGGACCGGGAGGAGACGGAGGTCTTCCCGGAGGCAGTGCGGGAGCCGGCCTTAAGCCCCCTGGTGGCGGAGCTGCAGACCCACCACGAGGACCTGCGCCGGCTGCTGGCGGACGCCGAACGGGCCGTAGACCAGGAAGGACCGGCTGCGGCCATGGCCCCCCTTGGGAAGTTGGTGGAGCTCTTGCGCGAGCACATCGCCAGCGAGGAGACGGCCCTCTTCCCGGTCCTGACCTGA
- a CDS encoding protein of unknown function (Evidence 5 : Unknown function), whose product MPASGDHAQADGDLLYQVEDGDKQQLGQDHGVAPLHPRLGGGDHAADVGVGQHHHDPRPKGEAVAQPGPAPRPGRGCGQTAGMKPFDLFRHRGTSFDPLSMPLI is encoded by the coding sequence GTGCCCGCGTCCGGTGACCATGCCCAGGCGGACGGTGACCTCCTGTACCAGGTAGAGGATGGGGATAAGCAGCAGCTGGGGCAGGATCATGGTGTAGCCCCACTGCACCCCCGACTGGGCGGCGGTGACCACGCTGCCGACGTCGGTGTCGGCCAGCATCACCATGATCCCCGGCCCAAAGGCGAGGCCGTAGCGCAGCCAGGCCCGGCGCCGCGCCCCGGCCGGGGCTGCGGTCAGACTGCCGGGATGAAGCCGTTCGACCTCTTCCGCCATCGGGGGACCTCCTTTGACCCGCTTAGCATGCCCTTAATATAG